In Candidatus Poribacteria bacterium, the genomic stretch TTTCGCCACTAAAACGCTGTTATATCTGGGATCGGGAGCTATCTCTCTCTTTACCTTAATCTTGCGCCTTGGCATATCAAATACCCTCTCTCATTATCCTATTTGGGCCTTTTAGCTCCGTATTTGGAACGGCCCTGTCTTCGGCCTTCAACCCCAGCGCAATCGAGGGTTCCCCTTATGATATGATACCGGACGTTGGGCAGATCTTTGACCCTTCCACCCCGAACCAGAACGATGGAATGCTCTTGGAGGTTATGATCTATACCCGGGATATACGCCAGCACTTCCCTGCCGTTGGTGAGCCTGACTCGAGCAACCTTTCTCAGGGCGGAGTTCGGCTTCTTCGGGGTCATGGTTCTGACTTGCAGACAAACCCCTCTCCTTTGAGGACATCCCTCAAGCGCCGGCGATTTGCTTTTCTCCTCTACCTTCTTTC encodes the following:
- a CDS encoding 30S ribosomal protein S12 gives rise to the protein MPTINQLVRKGRKKVEEKSKSPALEGCPQRRGVCLQVRTMTPKKPNSALRKVARVRLTNGREVLAYIPGIDHNLQEHSIVLVRGGRVKDLPNVRYHIIRGTLDCAGVEGRRQGRSKYGAKRPK